The Caenorhabditis elegans chromosome I genome includes the window TTCTGGGTAAGTCCTGATGactttgaaaacgaaaaaaactcTTTCATTGATGCTAGTGCGATTGCTAGGAAAGCAACTTTTCAGTTACCAAGAAAAAGTCCAAGGCCATAGGGATTAGCTGCGTGGCATAACAACTCATCCATCCTCGCAGATGCAAATCCGCTCTATTGGCAAATAACATGGAAGAGTATAAACATTTTCTCTTCCACACGGAAACCTAGTCCCCTTGGGGAGCGGTAGTGCCCACAACCCCGCATGTTTACCAAACTACACAGACAGCGCTATTGTCTGCAAGTGGCAAAAAATGgccgccgaaaatttttacaatgtaaataattttcaaagtgttaCTATTTGCAcctttttggcaaaaattccaTAAGTAAGAAATTTGATGGAAGAGATGCGAGGTGCGGGGAGTCTGAAAATGGCTGCATGGCCTGTATGTGACCTGTGTATGTGGCCTAAAGGTCTAGTTACCCCTAGAAATCAAAGTTCAGTTCAGCAAAGAGACTTTATTTTCAGCACTCCAACAAGAGGCAGAAACTCAACGGTACGACGGATGGTACAACAACCTGGCGAACAGTGAATGGGGTTCTGCTGGTAGGTTTTTTTGGAAGAGAAATGACGTCACACTGACCTACTCCTTCAGGAAGTCGGCTGCATAGAGATGCACGTTCCTACTACTCAGACGGTGTATATTCAGTGAATAACTCACTTCCGTCCGCCCGTGAACTCTCCGATATACTATTTAAAGGAGAGTCCGGTATTCCTAATACAAGAGGATGCACCACTTTAttggcatttttcagtttgtatttttttaatacttataGTAGCCAATGTTTGTAGGTCAAGTAGTTGCTTATGAAATAATGCAATCAAATGGAGTATCCTGTCCACTAGAGACACTTAAAATTCAAGTACCCCTATGTGATAATGTATTTGATAACGAATGCGAGGGGAAAACTACAATCCCATTTTACCGTGCAAAATACGACAAAGCAACTGGAAATGGTCTTAACTCGCCTCGAGAACAAATCAATGAACGGACTTCATGGATTGATGGATCATTCATCTATGGTACCACCCAGCCATGGGTGTCCGCATTAAGATCTTTTAAACAAGGACGGTTAGCTGAAGGTGTACCTGGATATCCACCACTTAACAACCCACATATTCCATTGAATAACCCCGCTCCGCCACAAGTACATCGATTGATGAGTCCAGATAGATTATTTAGTGAGTTCATTGTTCTATAGAAAagtataaatatttaaaattgaagtgtTGGGAGACTCGCGTGTGAATGAGAATCCTGGTCTTCTTTCATTTGGTCTGATCCTCTTCCGTTGGCATAACTACAATGCAAATCAAATCTATCGAGAACATCCTGACTGGACAGACGAGCAAATCTTCCAGGCAGCACGTCGTTTGGTGATTGCATCTATGCAGAAGATTATTGCATATGACTTTGTTCCAGGACTTCTAGGTTACTCAACTATCATTTAATAGCTTAAACTCAGTGTTTCTTTTAAGGTGAAGACGTTCGTTTGTCAAACTACACCAAATACATGCCACATGTTCCACCTGGAATCTCGCATGCTTTTGGAGCAGCCGCCTTCAGGTTCCCTCACTCAATTGTGCCACCAGCAATGCTTCTGAGAAAACGAGGAAATAAATGTGAATTCCGGACGGAAGTTGGTGGATATCCTGCATTGAGATTGTGCCAGAATTGGTGGAATGCACAGGATATTGTGAAGGAGTACAGTGTGGATGAGATTATTCTTGGTTAGTTCATACTTGAGTGGTTATATAATAAAGATTGTAATTTCAGGAATGGCAAGCCAGATAGCTGAACGAGATGATAACATAGTAGTCGAAGATCTTCGTGATTACATCTTCGGACCAATGCATTTCTCTCGTTTGGATGTTGTTGCTTCATCAATAATGAGAGGAAGGGACAATGGAGTACCACCGTATAATGAATTGAGAAGAACATTCGGACTTGCACCAAAGACATGGGAGACAATGAATGAAGATTTCTACAAGAAGCATACTGCAAAAGTGGAAAAGTTGAAAGAGTTGTATGGAGGCAATATTTTATATCTGGATGCTTATGTTGGAGGGTAAgcgttttttataaattaagtTAGAGATCCTCCAATATACCCTCATAACATATTGTATCAGTTTACTTCATCAATAATTCAGCTTGAACCATTTAGAATGCTGGAAGGAGGTGAAAATGGGCCTGGAGAGATGTTCAAAGAAATCATAAAGGATCAGTTCACCCGTATTCGAGATGGAGATCGATTCTGGTTTGAGAATAAACTAAATAGATTATTCACTGATGAAGAAGTTCAAATGATTCATAGTATTACACTTCGTGATATTATCAAAGCAACAACCGATATCGATGAGACGATGCTTCAGAAGGATGTGAGTTTATTGTAAACACCCGTTGGTGATGATCGAGTAAGTTAATAGCATGTTTCATTCCAGTCATTGATTGATATTTTGTCATGAATTGTTATATAACAATATATGTATGTATTATATTACTCATGTCTCAATATTGCATTTAATTTCCAggtatttttcttcaaagaaGGTGATCCATGCCCCCAGCCGTTCCAAGTGAATACCATTGGACTTGAGCCTTGTGCTCCACTTATTCAATCCACCTACTGGGATGATAACGATACTACTTATATCTACACTCTAATTGGTTTGGCGTGTATTCCTTTAAGTCAGTCTTTATTTCAATCTAAATGACTACCGATAGAGACTCAGCGATTATAGAGTTGATCAAGCTAAGAACTTTCAGTTTGCTATAGTATCGGTCATTATATGGTTGAACGACGTATCCGAATAGGTCATAACAGTGCTTGTGACAGCTTGACTACTGACTTTTCAACAGAAAGTCCCAAAGTTAATGTCTACAAAGTGAATGGttcgttattttttcatacttgatttttatttaaattatacgGTGAATCTGTTACAGCTTTGGAATGGCTTCAAGAAGAGTACATACGGCAAGTTCGGATAGAAATAGAGAATACCACGTTGACAGTGAAGAAGCCACGTGGTGGAATCCttcgaaaaattcgttttgaaaCTGGACAGAAGATTGAGGTATTCCACTCTATACCGAATCCATCAGCAATGCACGGACCATTTGTACTTTTGTCTCAAAAGAATAATCATCATTTGGTGATAAGATTGTCGTCTGATAGAgatttatctaaatttttggatcaaattAGACAGGCGGCTAGTGGAATCAATGCAGAGGTTATCATAAAGGATGAGGAGAATTCTGTGAGTTTACTTCAAGAAATACGTcgaatctggaaattatttcagattctcTTGTCCCAAGCAATCACAAAAGAACGCCGTCAAGACCGACTGGACCTGTTCTTCCGTGAAGCCTACGCAAAAGCATTCAATGATAGTGAACTTCAAGATTCGGAAACTTCATTTGACTCATCGAATGATGATATATTAAATGAGACAATATCTCGTGAGGAATTGGCAAGTGCAATGGGAATGAAAGCTAATAATGAGTTTGTGAAGAGAATGTTCGCGATGACTGCAAAACATAATGAGGATTCGCTCAGTTTCAATGAGTTTTTGACAGTATTGAGGGAGTTTGTTAATGGTGAGTATGATTTACTAAAGTTCTGATCACAAAAACTACACGTGAATGAATGTTCCAGTCCGTTTTACACTAGGTTCGGTAAATATGTATAATGTTATAGTGACTGTTACATGTTGAAGCAGTAGTCTTCTTTTCTTTGAATGGCAACAAAAAGGCTCCCTCATTATTTAAGCTGTATTTCACTGCGAATAACGGCTTAATGTGCTATTTAAACATTCGGGTCTATTAGTCTTTTAGTATATTGTCGCGCATACTAAGGCTCGCTTTAATAATCAGTTTGAAACGCGAATTTGATGGTGTTAAATACGATTTTAATTTGGGAATTGTTCACAATTAGATGCTATCTTGActaataataattaaatacagaaacaaaaaacttttaatggACAAAAATCACTCCGAAACTACCCAAATCGGCATTAGGTTAATGTCTTTGATTACTCACCTTCTTTCCTAATTTCCAGCTCCTCAAAAGCAAAAACTGCAAACTCTATTCAAAATGTGTGATTTGGAGGGAAAGAACAAGGTACTCCGAAAGGATCTCGCAGAACTCGTCAAGTCCCTCAATCAAACCGCCGGAGTTCACATTACCGAAAGTGTGCAGCTTCGATTATTCAATGACGTGCTGCACAAGTCTGGTATACATCCCTGTTTAGTATGCCAAGTATTATAAGAAGTTTCAGGAGTAAGTGACGATGCGGAGTACTTGACTTGTAATAATTTCGACGCATTGTTCTCGGAGATCTCTGACGTCCAGCCGATCGGTCTGCCATTTAATAGGAAGAATTATAACTCACATATCAAGGAGTATGTTGTTGAATTCAAATCCGCAAGTAAATACAAACTTCAGGCCATCATGCCACACCTCATTCCCAATAGTGGACCACTCTACTCCTGCTCCACTTTCTCTGATTCAGAGAATTTGTGCATTCCTGGAAACCTATCGCCAACAcgtcttcatcatcttctgcTTTGTCGCCATTAACATTGTcctttttttcgaacttttctgGCGTAAGTTTACTGTTTAGTTCGGTTTTCAAAAGCAATATTCAATTAAGATTCCCGCTACCTAAACGAAGATCGAGACCTCCGTCGGGTGATGGGTGCCGGGATCGCTATCACTCTCTCTTCTGCGGGAGCCTTGTCATTTTGCATGGCGTTGATATTGCTCACAGTTTGTAGAAATATTATAACACTGCTTCGAGAGACAGTTATTGCGCAGTATATTCCATTTGACTCGGCTATCGCGTTCCATAAGGTAAGAGCCTCTCTCTTGGCCTAGCGCTGTAAAtaaaactgccaaatttttaaactccaTCAATTTCAGATCGTCGCATTATTCACCCTATTCTGGTCTACCCTTCACACCATCGGCCATTGTGTTAACTTTTATCACGTTGGAACTCAAAGCGACCGTGGACTTGCTTGTCTCTTCCAGGAAACATTTTTCGGGTAAGCCCCACCTACTCGGTAGATCTCTCAGTAGATTGAACGTTGGCTTGCTTTCAGATCTGACGTCGTGCCTACCCTAAGCTATTGGTTCTATGGAACAATTACTGGGTTGACGGGAATTGGATTAGTTATTGTTATGAGTATCATTTATGTGTTCGCATTGCCAAAGTTCACTAGAAGAGCATATCACGCGTTCCGGCTGACTCATCTTTTGAATATTGGGTTTTATGCACTCACTATTCTTCACGGACTTCCTTCACTTTTTGGGGTAAGgcttaatttaatttgattcATTTACGCTCTTTTTACGCTCTTGACGTCAATATTTGTTACAGTCTCCCAAATTTGGCTACTACGTTGTTGGACCCATTGTCCTTTTTGTAATCGATCGTATAATTGGGTTGATGCAATATTACAAGTCGTTGGATATTGCCCATGCAGAAATCCTTCCATCAGATATTATATACATCGAGTACCGTCGTCCAAGagaatttgaatataaatCAGGACAATGGATTACTGTATCATCACCATCTATATCATGTACCTTTAATGAATCTCACGCATTCTCGATTGCCTCAAGTCCACAGGATGAGAATATGAAGTTGTATATAAAAGCAGTTGGACCATGGACATGGAAGTTGAGAAGTGAATTGATAAGATCATTGAATACAGGGTCACCATTCCCATTAATTCATATGAAAGGACCATATGGTGATGGTAATCAGGAATGGATGAATTATGAAGTTGCAATAATGGTTGGAGCAGGAATCGGAGTGACTCCATATGCATCCACGCTTGTTGATCTTGTACAAAAAACATCAAGTGACTCGTTTCATAGAGTTCGATGTCGTAAAGTATATTTCCTATGGGTGTGTTCGAGTCACAAGAACTTTGAATGGTTTGTGGAtatgctgaaaaatgttgaaaatcaaGCAAAGCCGGGAATCCTGGAGACACACATATTCGTCACTCAGATGTTCCATAAGTTTGATTTAAGAACTACTATgcttgtgagttttttatgcgtttttggttttttagtgGTATAACTCTAAAACTAAATGTTTGGAGA containing:
- the duox-2 gene encoding NAD(P)H oxidase (H2O2-forming) (Predicted) encodes the protein MAAENFYNVNNFQSLPLEIKVQFSKETLFSALQQEAETQRYDGWYNNLANSEWGSAGSRLHRDARSYYSDGVYSVNNSLPSARELSDILFKGESGIPNTRGCTTLLAFFSQVVAYEIMQSNGVSCPLETLKIQVPLCDNVFDNECEGKTTIPFYRAKYDKATGNGLNSPREQINERTSWIDGSFIYGTTQPWVSALRSFKQGRLAEGVPGYPPLNNPHIPLNNPAPPQVHRLMSPDRLFMLGDSRVNENPGLLSFGLILFRWHNYNANQIYREHPDWTDEQIFQAARRLVIASMQKIIAYDFVPGLLGEDVRLSNYTKYMPHVPPGISHAFGAAAFRFPHSIVPPAMLLRKRGNKCEFRTEVGGYPALRLCQNWWNAQDIVKEYSVDEIILGMASQIAERDDNIVVEDLRDYIFGPMHFSRLDVVASSIMRGRDNGVPPYNELRRTFGLAPKTWETMNEDFYKKHTAKVEKLKELYGGNILYLDAYVGGMLEGGENGPGEMFKEIIKDQFTRIRDGDRFWFENKLNRLFTDEEVQMIHSITLRDIIKATTDIDETMLQKDVFFFKEGDPCPQPFQVNTIGLEPCAPLIQSTYWDDNDTTYIYTLIGLACIPLICYSIGHYMVERRIRIGHNSACDSLTTDFSTESPKVNVYKVNALEWLQEEYIRQVRIEIENTTLTVKKPRGGILRKIRFETGQKIEVFHSIPNPSAMHGPFVLLSQKNNHHLVIRLSSDRDLSKFLDQIRQAASGINAEVIIKDEENSILLSQAITKERRQDRLDLFFREAYAKAFNDSELQDSETSFDSSNDDILNETISREELASAMGMKANNEFVKRMFAMTAKHNEDSLSFNEFLTVLREFVNAPQKQKLQTLFKMCDLEGKNKVLRKDLAELVKSLNQTAGVHITESVQLRLFNDVLHKSGVSDDAEYLTCNNFDALFSEISDVQPIGLPFNRKNYNSHIKEPSCHTSFPIVDHSTPAPLSLIQRICAFLETYRQHVFIIFCFVAINIVLFFELFWHSRYLNEDRDLRRVMGAGIAITLSSAGALSFCMALILLTVCRNIITLLRETVIAQYIPFDSAIAFHKIVALFTLFWSTLHTIGHCVNFYHVGTQSDRGLACLFQETFFGSDVVPTLSYWFYGTITGLTGIGLVIVMSIIYVFALPKFTRRAYHAFRLTHLLNIGFYALTILHGLPSLFGSPKFGYYVVGPIVLFVIDRIIGLMQYYKSLDIAHAEILPSDIIYIEYRRPREFEYKSGQWITVSSPSISCTFNESHAFSIASSPQDENMKLYIKAVGPWTWKLRSELIRSLNTGSPFPLIHMKGPYGDGNQEWMNYEVAIMVGAGIGVTPYASTLVDLVQKTSSDSFHRVRCRKVYFLWVCSSHKNFEWFVDMLKNVENQAKPGILETHIFVTQMFHKFDLRTTMLYICEKHFRATNSGISMFTGLHAKNHFGRPNFKAFFQFIQSEHKEQSEIGVFSCGPVNLNESIAEGCADANRQRDAPSFAHRFETF